A window of Ammospiza caudacuta isolate bAmmCau1 chromosome 20, bAmmCau1.pri, whole genome shotgun sequence genomic DNA:
TCCTGTTTCCATTGCTGAGTTGTGAATAAACACCATAGATATGTAAAGCTTTCTAGAAACCACCATTGGCTCTACTCTTGTCTCTGGGATAATTTTCATTATGTCAGGTAAGATCATGGTATGACTGTAGATGCAGTGTTTTCTAATAAATGCACAATGGATCACCCCCTCTTAGCAGGACAGTGATTTACTGTAGCACATACACTGTTGCCATAATGCAAAACAGATTGTCAGCTAATATCAAGGTATAAAATTGATctgctgacttttttttttttaacttggaaAACTATTTGTTGAATTCTAGTTACTGCATGCAACATCTGTTTAGTAGTACTAACagtgttcatttttttccaagaaattaACACTTGAATTAAACAATGACCATGAGTTGCTGGACAATGAGCTGCTACAGCTTATTTTATCATGCAAGAGGTTGTTATTTCTGAAAGTCTGGGCATTTCTAAGTGTCAGCTTTATGGAGAGGCTGCTACAAAACCGTGCAGAAAGGAAATGCATTTTGACTACCATAAAGGTAAGACTTTGTGCTTCCAAACTCTCATTCCCATTCTTGCTCCTATACCCAAAGGTTCCCATGCCCAGGCAAAGATCACTTACAGAAATGTTAATCTAACTATCTTCCCTATGTTATGCCTTAGTACCAAAGAGCTTGGGAGCCACTCGCAGAAAGGAGGCTTTCCAACCCTACTTAGCCACATACAGATACTATAGAAGTTTATGATGAAGTCCTGAAAATTCCAGAAGCCTTCCTAGACTGGCACTCCCTCTGTCACCTCTAGTTCAAGCCCTCTCCCACTTCCAGGGTTTCTCAGTTACCTCTCAGGCTCAGTGCTTATGTCTATAACCAAGGAAGGTGGACTGAATCCCACTAAACTGCAAAGATACAAACACATCACACCCTTTAGGGGTCCTGTCTTGAACTGAGGCCAAGCCACAACTGTAGCTGGTGTAAACCATGCTGACATGCTACTTTCTGTGCTACAATCTGAATTCTGCAGGTCCTTACAAATCTGTGCAGATCCCAGGGATGCATCAGTTCTGGGGGTAAAAAGAACCTTGTTCTTCCTGTCTGAGTCAGCACAGGCAGACAGCAGGGACAACCACAAAATCACAGCTAAAAGATAAAGAGTAAATTTACTTCCCTTCTTTTGCTTACCGAGGCATCCCCAAAGCAACCCCCAGGCAGACACATACAAGTGGAGATAGAGGCACAGTTAAACTTGCTCCGTGCCAGAGGATCACTTGCTGGCATTCATACTGGGTTATCAAGGGCTATTCCCATCTGCAAGGTCACCTGAGTGATTTACAATCCTTCTTGCTAGTCTTCCACTATTTAACCCATTCCTTCCAACACCTCCCAAAAATTCTTTGGCAGGAGATGATGTTTTCAGTCAGGTGGGAGTGGGAAGAGAGTGCAGCATCAAGATTCTATTCCAATTCAAGCAATTTTGCTTCTCTAGATTCCTTATTAGTCACAGATGCTTCTTGTTGCCATGAGCTGTAATGGGTTTAGCTCCCTATATCTGAGAGACATGACTGCTGTTTGTGCATACAGGTCAGGATTTATACAGCCCAAGATGACAGCACTGaggaggagaggctgctggCTGATATTTACAGGAAATTCAAGTACCTGATTGACTCAGAACTGAATTATTTTGTCATCACTTACCCAATGGTATAAACTACAGGAAGAAAACACCCAGTGACATCTGCATTAATGGATCCTTTGGAGTGCTTTAGTAAGGGATTTGAATTTTGACAGCAGTGCTTCCAAAAGGGAGTTATCATTCCAGCAAGTGAGAAGCAAGGGACAATTTTAAACTCCATGCATTAAAATGTTGGACTTGGGAACTGGACTCTTTTGTCTCCAGCATTATTTATTCTTTCCCTTGCtttggttttccttgccagaacCAAAGGAAGCAGTGATCCCTTTCCCACCCTTACAGGCATCTCTGATAAAAATAAGaccctccttttttttcagcACTTCTCATTTCAGAGCTTCAAACATTTACCACTGAAGCCCACCTCAATGTTTCTGTTTTACGAATGGGGGAACTGAGATATCGGGTGAACAAGTGATTTTCCCAAAGTCAGCCTTGACTTTATCTCGATTCAGATGCAGACAGATGCACTATCTAGTGTATCAGTTAGGTAAGTTAGGTCCTGTTAAGTTGGCCATACTGTCTAGTTCTTAGCAGCAGATGCtaagataaaaacaaaacatcacATGGCCAGTCCTGAGAGACATCCCTCCCACTTGCTCAGCTGTCCAATGAGTGATTTATGAGGACACTCCTGCTCTGGCTTCCACACAGTTGCCTTCTGACACCTTTCAATGGCACAAGATATCATTAGTTACACATGAGAGAAACATGGAAGAAGGGGCATTTCTCATTATTCTGAATTTTATTGCCAAGTGGAAGATTTCATCAAACATTTTAGAGCATAGATAGTTCTGAAACAGATAGCTGTAAGTACTAGGTCTGTTTTAATTACCTTGTGCAACTAGACAGCATTACATTTGGAAGCCAATACATTTGGAAGCCTGCAAATAAAatttcagcaggagctggttCTTTAGAGCACAGTCTCCCAGTATAATGACTTCAGTAATTGTTTATGCAAACAGACTCTCTCATTTGCATGCACAGCACTTCATCAATGTACAGTGTGTTCTCCTTGACCTTGATCTCTTCCTCCAAGGAAAGCTGTCGACGGCTCAGGCCTTTCAGCTCTGTGTGAGCCTGTGCCAATGCATCCTTTAATCTAACAGGGAAAATAGAGACAGGCATTAGTTGAAAACACATGggtagtgggtttttttctcataagGGTTAGGATTTCtgggcaagaaaaagaaagatggaaagGGATTCACAGAGAATATCCATTGTCTTCCCCTAAAGTCTATCCACTAACTTCCCTTAAAGTGTCCTGCccttaaaagaaaagcaattccCAACTTTTCAGGGAGAATAGTTGGGACCCATTGTCATGCTAACACATTAAATTAACCAATACCACAGATTTACCTCTTGCATAATTTCCACTTGCCTTTGAATATTTTTGGTAATCTCTTGAACTTCACTCATCAGGCTGCTGTGCACTGTGTCATAGCACAGTTCCACATTGGGGCGATGGTTCCTCGCTTCCAAGCGGGTTTGAGCCACTTTCACAGGTGCTTCCTTATCAGTGATTGCTTTCTTTAAGGCTGCAATGTTCTTCTCCTGTGAGGCAGTCTCATCCATCACCTTAACAAATCCAACAATGAAATTCTGTACACTGCCTCTTAGAACGTGTGAAACCATCATCATCTACTTTAATAGTTGCAACAATCACAGTACCACTCAATATGTTGTTATTTcatcaaataatatttttcaaagctTAGCCAGGAGTATGATTCCTTCATTGGAAAGCAGATGACACGGTTCTGGGTAAACCCAGAAATTCATGCTCagcaattattattttttaatgttaatgCTCAGTTTTCATGTGTCAAATTTTGAGCACATTGACCCTGCTGTTATCAATTATCAGGCTCTTACATCACAATCCTGAAAAAGCTATAAGAGCCTCATGCAACTAAAAATCACAAGGAAAATCCTGTCTTTACTGATGGCTACAGCAACATTTAGATTGTATGAGTGACTCCAGAAATTCGTCTCTTTGGTGGTGCACACAgagctaagaaaaaaaatctaaagttACTTTTACGGAGAAgggaacaaaaaggaaaatgtggcAGATAAGAGCAACCCACTGGATTGGGTAAACTGGTAGATAACCCAAGCCTTGTGTTTCCACTTTTTCACTGACTGTCTCCTATGACTTACCATTGCAAGAAGTATCTCTAGCTTGTGCTTGGCATCCTTGACTTCCTTCACCCTATTTCTAAAAGCATTATTCACCAACTCACATTGCCTGCGCATGTCATTTGCTATCTGTGAGAGGATGCCATCGATAAGTGCCTTCAGTGCCAAAGAATTGTTTCGCTGCTTGTCAGCCTTTTCAACATTTATGTTTGTGAAATCTATCCAGTCCTCAGGGCTAACAAAACTGAAAGGGAATCAAAATAAGAGGTCACCAACAGACAGCAGCAGGCCCTCCATGACTTCATAAATCTGTAATTGTGCCACAAAATCAAGAACAAAGCAGCACTTTTAACCGCATGTCACAGCAAGTGCCATATGTCCAGGGAGTGCTACAGATACAAAGGAAAGACTCTGTCACAATCATTTTGTAATGAAGTAGATGAGAGTccaataaaaacaaatttgCTAGAGACACAGAGGAGCCTTGCTGTTACTTTCCCCTGGCAAAGGGGAACTTACAAATTAACATGGCGGGAAACACACATAATAATCAGTATTTCTTAGAACATCTTTCATTAATAAAGCTGTTACTATTAATAGCAGGCAACTATGTACACAACACATTCCCTTATTCTCTCACAGAGTTCACCTCTACGACACTTACAGTATCTGCCGGGAACAATAGTTGAGAAGCCCAGCCTCAAGCTTGCAGGCGGGTGTTTGAGAAGTTCTTCAGAGGGTTCGTTCCTTGTCTCATTGAGTGAATATATAAAGTTTTAATTGTCATTTGCACATAGCAGGCAACACCATCCTGGGTGTGCTCTGAGTTACATAACCTGTTTCGAGTGCTGGCGGCCTCTTGGTGTTGCAAGTTTGCTAGCTGTTACATAGCAACAGGGATTTTATGAGGCTCTTGCACAAATTGTTTTCTTAGTACACCTCCTCTTTTCAGCCCATTTTTCTGTGGTAGCTATTTTTGCATTTAAACCTTTCATACTAACTAACCCATGCAGAATGGGCACATTTGACAGCTTAATGTCTGAGTGAGAAGCTGACTTGACACCTCATGGGTCTCAGTCCAGCATTCTCCCCAGTGGGACACCCTGGGAGAGGAAAGAAGTTAAGATCAATAAATCTATTCTGTGTTTAAGCAATATGTGAAATTCTTCCTTAGCTAACTGTGAGCTtcaaaaacttttttaaaaactgcagtTCACTGGGAGCATAATCATTGTGGTTTCCCAGACATACTACACAGATACAGAAGTGATGGACAGAAGTATAAGAAACAATTACATGGCAAAAAGATAAAGCCTGTTTTACACAAAACTAATCTTGCTGTTACTGGGACAGCCCGTATTATCTGTATAATTATCATATGTTTGTTGAACTAAAGAACCACTTACTTTCCTTCTAGTTTCACTGCATTATCAGCATATATAATATGAGGAGTGTCATTTGTCAAGCTAGCACAGTAATCATCAATTGTCAAAGCTGTGAATTTGTCCTTCAGATCCATGTCCAGGTCGTATTTTGCTGAACGGTTCCGTCTAGgagaaaaaacaaccaaaactcTAAGACCATGTATAGGCATTCACAGGTATCCTTAATATGTATGCATACATGCATTAGATAATTCAAACGCTGTTACAGAAATCGTCGTGTAAGAACTCTTAGTTGTCAAGTCACAAAATCTACAGTATGAAGCTGCCTTTTTATAAATTGATGGTACAATTCTCACTGAAATTAAAGGCACAGGACTGGATCATGAGAAGACCAAGGATCAAGCACAAGTACTTCGTATTCTACAAGCAGAACCTCTCACCACTACTGATTGAGTGGTATGAATTAGGACTGACCTCCTGCTAGTGTTTAGCATTGAAGATAACTTAGGACCTGTGTTCAGCCTGACAACTTCTCAGTATTATGGCTGTCTTAACTTTCATCTAATTAGTGTTCTGTTATGCTCTCTGCCTCTGCACCTGATTTGCTCATTTGTTTGTTCCAATGTACGTCCAAGTAAAGCAATAATCCCCTGGAGGACTTCAACTTCCTTCAGCAACTGCTGTTCCACTTCATCATGCACCAAGTCAATCCCAACTCGCCTCTGCCTACAcgaaaaaaggaaaaaactatCAGCCACATTGTTCAAATGCCTGCATCGAATAGAGATGATAATGTTCCACTCTCCTCAGTGCTGTAACACCTAAATCAGACTGTGACTTCACTGTAAAGAGAGGTGGGCCTTTAGTTTGcagtcttttttctttgttaaagCTTCATTACCTAGACTTTTTCTGTCTCCTTGAATGCTCACCTGTACAGGAGACACTTCTGGGCAACGACAAGGGGCTCTTTGCAACCCTCCAAAGCTCTCTCCAGCCTATTCTTGAAAGTCAACAAAATCTCTGTCTCATGAACAATTTGTTCTAGCTTGTTATCTAATTCTTGCTTCCAGAATTTTATCTCTTCCCGTCTCTGTTCTATAGAATCAAAATAACAAACACATATTAATATGGGCCCATTCTATGAGCAAGGGAACTGCAGCTCAGGTCTTAGGTATGGCTAAAAATAGACTTATTCTATAGTGGAGTGCCTGTAGTGCTGTGGGCTGTATGGAAACAGTTTAGCAACCCTGTGTCAGGAGGTTTTGTTAAGAGagctttttgtgtgttttgttataaaaataaagagtctgcctcaaaatattttataaaatatttttgattttttcatGACATTAACAAGCATGGCATTGACATATACTCCTATTCATTATCAACTAATTTGCTAAGTCCTTCTTGAAATTACAGCTCAAATAAAACATTGTGACCCTTGCAGAAGACATGGGATTACCTAATTTCTTGTTGACATCACTCTGGGTTTTTTGAGTTGTCTTTTCTATTTCATCCACCAGCCTCCAACTCTCAGCTGTCATGCATTCTGACCTGGATTTCTGGGACTCTGTACTGGCACGCTGCATCTGGTTTGCAGTGTACCATTCTGAGGGATGAAGTTTAGATGGATCTTGTAACAGCCTGGCCATCGCTATTTTGAAAGTTTCTGGATATAATGCAGGTCAGTTTTTGGAATATCAAacctgaaaacagaaatagcATTATATTTGGCTGCCAAAGCAAGAAGGGGAGAAGACAGGTCTATAAGgatgagaaatattttgttctttttaccTGCAAAATCACACTGAtatgaaaaaaagattttttgctCAAAGTTCCCAAGTCTTTGCTGATGAGTAGGGAAGAATGTGCTGATATGTTTGGAGTGGTAGaataaagaaacagaagaatttgTGAGGGGAATTTACGAGGAGAGAAGTGgatctgaaaggaaaagacaGACTATGCAAtaggaaggagaagagaaaggagaccTGTGGAGAAAGATGGAATTACTAAACAAGcaatcacagaaaacaaaagaaaaagtgaatAAATATAAAAGATAAATAGCCTCACAGAGGAGGCTATTTGGAGAAGCAAACACCTTTCAATAATATGACTGGAGAAATGGATAAAATCTAGACTGTAAAAAGAAATGTAACCACAGAATTATTagtgttggaaaagacctctaagatcattgagtccaactgttaatgcagcacagctgtgttCACTACTAAACCATATTCACAAGTTTTAAATTCACATGCCTTttgaacacatccagggatgagAATTCCACTACTTCCCAGGGCAggctgttccaatgcctgattAGGTGACTTTTCTTCTAATGATgattagggggaaaaaaaaaaaaaaaacctaaacaaaaaatgaacccaaaacaacccccccccccaaaaaaaaaccaaaccaaaaaaaacccaaaagaaaacataacctcaacaacaacaaaaatctaCAACCACAAAACcgacaaaacaaaacaccaaaccccaaatcaaaaTCGGACCtgaaaagctgaaggaaaaaattcagCAGGCAAATGAGGAAATGGGAAAGTCCAGAAAGGATTAAAGAAGAAGAACAAAGCATACTGAGGACACTTGTTTAGTGGAGGGTGAAACCAATGCCCCGAATTTGCACAAAGTAGTTTGATTATAAATTTTCCTATTGCAGTATGCTCATCCAGTGTTCCTGAGACAGTTCCTGAGCCCAAATGCACACAACTGCGCAGcaacacacagctctgcccacactCCATTCAGCACAGCCACCCTGAACTCGACTTCCTTCGCCCTCACACATCTCGACTGACCTCGATCCTCCGCTCAACTGCTCTGAAGTTCAAAGCCTGGCAAAGTGCCCCGTCCTCAGTTCCCCTTCCCTAGGAAGGGTCTCTCagcctcctcagcagcagcacaggttcTTTTTAAATGTGCGACTCAATGCTGCAGGAGGCGGCTGGAACTGCACGCAAGGCAAACAAACTGGCTGCTGTGGGAACTCCCGCAGCTACCTCTGCTAGCAGCTTGGTGCTGTGGCACCGGCTGGAGGAGGCACAGCACACACAAGTCCGTGGTGCTTCATTTAACCCACTTCCTCTTAAGATTTCTCAGGAAAAAGCCCACGTGTTCGCtgtacattattttttttcatagttcCCAGAGCTCTGGACAGTAATTCTCAATTGATTTGTTGTAGAAATGCATAAAGATTGTGAAACAAATGAGAGGCGTATTAAGTATCCAGCTATCTAAAATGTCAGTCATAAAATATCCTTAGTAGTATGCTCTATCTTTACGTCAACAATATTCTTTCCTGGGAGAAAATATTCTGGGAGCCAGACACAAGAGATGAAGGAGATAAGGAGCTTGACATTAGACGGTACAATTGTGTCCCCTCCGTATAGCTCTGCTACAGTTTAGATAGATCAGAGTTTCTCACAGTGAAATCCGACGAAGTTCCAAAAGATCACAAAATGATAAAGAAGTGACattactcaaaaaaaaaaaaaaaaaaaaaaaggcacagcaGAGATAATAGAGATAATGTCATGTTTCTGAAAATGTGCTCAGTCACCCTGAAAGGTGAGGAAACTCCCAGTGGTGGTTTTCCACGAAGTTATTGCGGGACCGGTGGGACTTCATGCTGTTTTGTTCTGAAAACCCAGTATCGCATGCTGTCCTGCCCCAGATTGTAGCGACACTGCCACAAATTAAAGCTACAAACCACAAATCCATTCATCAATGTAAAAGACAATGGCCTTTCAAACTGTTAATATGAAATTTACAACCGATCCTGCAATATAAActtttaagacaaaaaaaaaaaaaagctttaattttaCCTCAGATGGTTTTCTCTACCGACTCACAGGGCTAGAAAACGGCTCCACGGCCGCCGGGGCTGCGCGCACCGGACGGGACGGTCCCAGCGCGCGCCCCCCGGGCGAGCGCCGCCCGCCTCGCCCCGCGCTAACGAACAGCCCCGGGAGAGCGGCGGAGGCACCGCCCGCGCTAACGAACAGCGGGGAGAGCGGCGGAGGCACCGCCCGCGCTAACGAACAGCCCCGGGAGAGCGGCGGAGGCACCGCCCGCGCTAACGAACAGCGGGGAGAGCGGCGGAGGCACCGCCCGCGCTAACGAACAGCGGGGAGAGCGGCGGAGGCACCGCCCGCGCTAACGAACAGCCCCGGGAGAGCGGCGGAGGCACCGCCCGTCTCGCCCCGCGCTAACGAACAGCCCCGGGAGAGCGGCGGAGGCACCGCCCGCGCTAACGAACAGCGGGGAGAGCGGCGGAGGCACCGCCCGCGCTAACGAACAGCCCCGGGAGAGCGGCGGAGGCACCGCCCGCGCTAACGAACAGCCCCGGGAGAGCGGCGGAGGCaccgcccgccgcgccgcctTTCCACACCGCATGTAAGCGCCCAGTTACGGCCGGATGAAAAAGGAAGTCCTGCACAGCAGTAGGGGTAAGCTAACACCAGCTTGCTTACCACGTTCCATTGCGATGCCTTTGGAAAGGATTTTACAAAGGAGCGGTTCCTCACATTGTAAATTTTGTCTGGATGTAGAAAATAGGGTCACTATTTGCGAAATGGCCAAGTCCTCAGTCAGGAAACGTCTCACGTTTTCTGTGGAGGAGTCTAACCAGCCAGCATTAATGAAACTAGATCTAAATTAAGTATGTTGCCATATTCCTTGTTGGGTGCatgaaaaataacataaatagtCTTATTTGTCATAGAATCAATCAGCAGAACTGCTGCCACTGTGTTGAAGTAGGAGAGTTCTCTAGGTTgagctcacactgcagcatcATCAACTACTTTCTTTCACTGTTGCTGAAATCCTAAAGCAGACTAACTAATAGGTCTGAACAGTGGTGTTCCACTAGAGTCCAAAATAATCcatgaagaaaggctgagagggCTAGGACTGTTCAGCCTCCAGAAGGCTCATCAGCAGCCTTTCAGAATAGTCTTAAAAAGTAGATGATGTCTCTGCTGACATTATCTTGAAAATATTGCACAGAACAAACTGATTTAGCCTTTAAAAGTAGGATCAGGTTGACAACAGCCATAGATATACTTTTACATGTTATACAGAAACATTAGAAAAGTTAAGAAATGGTCCATTTGAGTAAAATATGTACGACACCAACTTAATAGATTGTTCTTTTATCATTCATGTTAAACACACTGTCatatacacaaacacacatgctctgcattaaaaaaaataaaaatactgaaaaatcaATTGGGGGCATACATTATATActttaatttcaatttaatcATACAATCAAATAGTTGAGGTTATTCATATAGAGCAGACCTCTTAATGCACAAAGCTGTAAGTTTTTCTAGAAGTATGTCATAGCACAATCTCCCTAAACCCTTACACACAAACCATCAACAGATCAACTCAGCTTACAGTCTTCAACTATCCTGCAAACAGGTGGCTGGTAAGTCCCAGATATCTTTACAATCACCTCTCTGAAGTGGGAAGACTTTAGAAAACCTGTACAAATACCTTGTGGATAGCTGCAAAAACAAGCTAAATTACAGAAAGTATGTAGATTCACCCTGCTGAATTAGCAATAATTTTACAGTCCAAAAGTTCctttatataattatatgcTATTAGGCCTAAATTGGCCAAGCACTTACCTGCATCTTCAGCACTCACATCATACAGTAAAATCATCTATGACCTCGGACTGTGAAGGAATGCGATGGATTAAGCCAGTATTGCCCCTCTTGTGGTAATTATGATGGATTCACTAAAAAGTAATTCTACTGTAAGAATGTAAATAGGTGTGTTGTATGTGCcagttttggacagatttctcCACATGCTTAAACAAAACTCCTCCAAAACACAACTACAATGTGTTTATCTTTACAGTGCATTTGGTAGAGCTATAGGCACACACTTACTCATCAGAATTATAATCATTCAAGACAAAGTAAAGAACTGAAGGCAATGGCATTTATATGCTAACAAAGCGGTTGCTTCATTCATGGTTTTTAAGTAAACTAGACTAGAAAGGGAGACTGAAGTAAAATCGTATTTCAAATGCAGTTGAACTTATGTacttttttaactgaaattcAGAGCACACAGAATCATGACTGGAACAAAAATCTTTTAAGTAAAAGGTCTGTGTTTTCACTGATTTTACTTGGCTGTCACATCATTCTAAAAAGATGCAATAAATCTGAAGAATGCTTGacatattttattataaatgtTCATCAATACAGAACCAAATTAATCTTTCTAAATATCTACACATCAATGTAGAACCAAATTAATCCTTCTAAATATCTACAAAAAGCACAAGGGCAGGTTAAAAAATATTCTCTAGCATGAGCAGACAATTTGTGgctttcagtttttttctttctatgaGCCTGTTCTTagggaagaaataattttagaagGCATTTTTTTAGTCCAGTAAATCTGGAATAATCTAACTGTACTGTGGTTTTGATAGTAATTTAACTGAAAACTGAAACTAGTGCAAGGCTTTTGAAACTATTTCAAAACTCCCACATCTTTCCatatatatttttgtgtatTGTTCATTTGCCTCAGAATCAGCATCTGTACTGAAAAGAGTTCGCTCTTGTCCACACTGAAGAGCTGCTCTCCCCCGAGTCCAGGTAAAAGGACATTACAGGCTTGTTTCTATTACAACTGTTCAAAGGATTTTGTACCTTGCTAGCTCCTACCTTTCCTGCAATCCTAAACCATGCAAGCACATGATCTCAGACAAAGAGGAGTCCCAGCTCTTGCTAGTAGTCTGATCAAGAAATTAATCCAGGACTGCCAGTAGAGGCATTAGCAACCCTCTCAGCAAATACTATTAGATTTGACCATTACAGACAAATGCCATTATGTGACATAGTAATCTGTCACCACATTCATCAGACCAGAGGTTATGCTCTCTTTATGATTTAATAGAACAAAACAATGCCTGTTTGATCTCTCTGTGTGTATGCTAGAGTAGAGGGGTAGGGTTGGAGGAGAGGCATGATTGCTCTAATGGTTGAGTACTCTAGGTCATCATTTGCTAAACAGAATTTTCCTTGTCCATCTGCCATTTCTTTTATACTGTGTTTAACAGAGAAGTGAAACTGAAGGTGCTGTCTTCTGGAGTTTTACCTGCATTTTAAGATGGAACACCTTCATAGCAGAATCACTGCATAAAATTGTCCCTAACCTTACAGACAGGAGAAGTACATTTGCTTCCTGTGATCTTTAAAcataaaaatcctaaaaatccaATCTACTACTAGCACTGAAATCACAATATTTGCTTTTGCCAATGTCTTTTTGTCTTTGTCAAACCTATTTCCGTATTACTGACACGGTGATGTGATCAACACTTCAGGGCAGTGCTCAGCAATACTTCAGCCAGCCAGCTACACAGCTGAATGTAAGCAAAGGGACAGTACAAAGCAAGAAATAATACTGTGTTCCATTTGCAAAATGTCAGTCTTCCTGTTAGTATACTGTACTTGACCCTTCTGGCTGGAGAGGTGTTGATGGTTTTATTCAAAACATCGTAGATGACTGTACAGAGACTGGACATAGGTGAAGACGCACATGGGATCTGGCTTGTGACCCATCACCATCATGTCTTCCACTTCTATCAGACGGTCACAGTGAGCCATTTTCCTGTATTAACAATAAAACACATACAACAAATCAAGAGTTACATAACTGCTTCCAGGATTCATTTGATGCTCTGAGCATAATTGAAACATTGAAGA
This region includes:
- the TEKT1 gene encoding tektin-1; amino-acid sequence: MARLLQDPSKLHPSEWYTANQMQRASTESQKSRSECMTAESWRLVDEIEKTTQKTQSDVNKKLEQRREEIKFWKQELDNKLEQIVHETEILLTFKNRLERALEGCKEPLVVAQKCLLYRQRRVGIDLVHDEVEQQLLKEVEVLQGIIALLGRTLEQTNEQIRRNRSAKYDLDMDLKDKFTALTIDDYCASLTNDTPHIIYADNAVKLEGNFVSPEDWIDFTNINVEKADKQRNNSLALKALIDGILSQIANDMRRQCELVNNAFRNRVKEVKDAKHKLEILLAMVMDETASQEKNIAALKKAITDKEAPVKVAQTRLEARNHRPNVELCYDTVHSSLMSEVQEITKNIQRLKDALAQAHTELKGLSRRQLSLEEEIKVKENTLYIDEVLCMQMRESVCINNY